The following coding sequences are from one Lycium ferocissimum isolate CSIRO_LF1 chromosome 3, AGI_CSIRO_Lferr_CH_V1, whole genome shotgun sequence window:
- the LOC132050989 gene encoding auxin-responsive protein SAUR21-like, whose product MGIRLLPMISGAKQIYKLQSALTRNHSDVPKGHFAVYVGEIKKKRYMVPIKYLNHPSFQNLLRKAEEVFGFHHPMGSLTLPCNEDDFFYVTSRLSL is encoded by the coding sequence ATGGGGATTCGTTTGTTACCTATGATTTCCGGTGCCAAGCAAATTTACAAACTGCAGTCTGCTCTTACAAGAAATcattcagatgttccaaaaggACATTTTGCAGTTTATGTTggagaaataaagaagaaacGATATATGGTGCCCATAAAATACCTGAATCATCCTTCTTTCCAGaacttgttaaggaaagcaGAAGAAGTGTTTGGATTTCACCATCCAATGGGCAGCCTAACATTACCTTGCAACGAGGATGACTTTTTCTATGTGACTTCTCGATTGAGTTTATGA